One Gossypium hirsutum isolate 1008001.06 chromosome A11, Gossypium_hirsutum_v2.1, whole genome shotgun sequence genomic window carries:
- the LOC107909769 gene encoding BTB/POZ domain-containing protein POB1 — translation MRDQLNSDLFDPRTEMVPDFSRGASSSDGDFGFAFNDSNFSDRLLRIEIMGGPPQCRPDGEGCTSIADWARHRKRRREDIKKETVLDLSLCPEEQILNDNQPDMDDGVGCENQDEEPVAMVEETQSGDEDANSNESSWSMDCSAVLRVKTLHISSPILAAKSPFFYKLFSNGMRESEQRHVTLRINASEEAALMELLNFMYSNNLSVTTAPELLDVLMAADKFEVASCMRYCSRLLRNLPMTPESALLYLDLPSSVLMAEAVQPLTDAAKQYLAARYKDITKYQEEVLALPLAGIEAILSSDDLQIASEDAVYDFVLKWARAQYPKLEERREVLGSRLARFIRFPYMTCRKLKKVLTSNDFDHEVSSKLVLEALFFKAEAPHRQRSLAAEESASLNRRFIERAYKYRPVKVVEFELPRQQCVVYLDLKREECANLFPSGRVYSQAFHLGGQGFFLSAHCNMDQQSSFHCFGLFLGMQEKGSVSFAVDYEFAARSKPTEEFVSKYKGNYTFTGGKAVGYRNLFAIPWTSFMAEDSLYFINGILHLRAELTIRH, via the exons ATGAGAGATCAATTGAATTCGGATCTGTTTGACCCGAGAACTGAGATGGTCCCAGATTTTTCGCGTGGGGCGTCTAGCTCCGATGGTGATTTCGGTTTCGCTTTCAACGATAGTAATTTCTCTGACAGACTTCTTCGGATTGAGATTATGGGCGGGCCCCCTCAGTGCCGCCCCGATGGAGAGGGTTGCACCAGCATCGCCGATTGGGCTCGCCACCGCAAAAGGCGTCGAGAGGATATCAAGAAGGAAACCG TTTTGGATCTTAGTTTATGTCCTGAGGAGCAGATTTTAAATGACAACCAGCCTGATATGGACGATGGTGTAGGCTGTGAGAATCAAGACGAGGAGCCAGTGGCAATGGTTGAAGAAACACAATcag GTGATGAGGATGCGAATAGCAATGAATCAAGCTGGAGCATGGATTGTTCTGCAGTTCTGAGAGTTAAAACATTGCATATCAGTTCTCCCATTTTAGCAGCAAAAAGTCCCTTCTTCTACAAG CTTTTCTCAAATGGGATGAGGGAGTCGGAGCAACGGCATGTAACCTTAAGAATCAATGCCTCTG AGGAAGCTGCTCTCATGGAGCTTTTGAATTTTATGTATAGCAACAACTTATCTGTCACCACAGCTCCTGAATTGCTTGATGTGCTGATGGCTGCTGACAAATTTGAGGTTGCCTCTTGTATGAGATACTGCAGCCGGCTATTGCGCAATTTGCCTATGACACCAGAGTCAGCTTTGCTTTATTTGGATCTTCCCTCAAGTGTGTTAATGGCTGAAGCTGTCCAACCATTGACTGATGCTGCAAAGCAGTATCTCGCTGCCCGTTACAAAGACATTACCAA GTACCAAGAAGAGGTATTGGCTTTGCCACTAGCTGGGATTGAGGCAATATTGTCCAGTGATGATCTGCAAATCGCATCTGAGGATGCTGTGTATGACTTCGTGTTAAAGTGGGCAAGGGCTCAGTACCCAAAACTGGAAGAGCGTAGGGAAGTGCTTGGTTCGCGCCTTGCTCGCTTTATTCGCTTCCCTTATATGACCTGCCGGAAGCTTAAGAAGGTGTTAACAAGTAACGATTTTGATCATGAGGTTTCATCGAAACTTGTGCTTGAGGCCCTTTTTTTCAAGGCTGAAGCTCCACATAGACAACGAAGTTTGGCTGCAGAGGAGTCTGCCAGCTTGAACCGTCGCTTTATTGAGCGAGCTTACAAGTATCGGCCTGTTAAGGTGGTGGAATTTGAACTTCCCCGTCAGCAATGTGTTGTATATCTGGACTTGAAGAGGGAGGAGTGTGCAAATTTATTCCCTTCTGGACGAGTTTATTCTCAGGCATTCCACCTGGGTGGACAAGGTTTCTTCCTTTCAGCCCATTGCAACATGGACCAGCAGAGCTCTTTCCATTGCTTCGGGTTGTTTTTAGGAATGCAGGAAAAGGGTTCTGTTAGTTTTGCAGTGGACTATGAATTTGCAGCAAGGTCAAAGCCAACAGAGGAGTTCGTCAGCAAATACAAAGGCAACTACACATTCACCGGCGGCAAGGCTGTTGGCTACCGGAATTTATTCGCTATACCGTGGACTTCTTTCATGGCTGAAGACAGTCTTTACTTCATAAATGGTATACTCCATCTTCGGGCTGAGTTAACCATCAGGCACTAA
- the LOC107909770 gene encoding protein CURVATURE THYLAKOID 1A, chloroplastic produces MATAASSSSSMVATAVLIPRFPAASVGTTRCSALPPLPPRVSTASLSFSSSVKLIPESKRFSLLQTKASEETSVDAGDLFADLKEKWDKVEDKTTVVLYGGGALVAVWLSSILIGAINSVPLLPKIMELVGVGYTGWFIYRYLLFKSSRKELATDIEALKNKITGTE; encoded by the exons atggCGACAGCTGCATCCTCTTCATCCTCCATGGTGGCCACCGCCGTTTTGATTCCTCGTTTTCCGGCAGCCTCCGTTGGAACTACCCGCTGCAGTGCCTTGCCGCCTCTCCCTCCTCGCGTTTCGACCGCTTCCTTGTCCTTTTCCTCTTCCGTTAAGCTAATCCCAG AATCCAAGAGGTTTTCTCTACTGCAGACAAAAGCCTCAGAAGAGACCTCTGTTGATGCTGGTGACCTTTTCGCTGACTTGAAGGAAAAG TGGGATAAAGTTGAGGACAAGACCACAGTTGTTCTTTACGGTGGTGGGGCATTAGTTGCTGTTTGGCTATCATCCATTCTTATTGGTGCCATTAACTCGGTCCCTTTG CTTCCGAAGATAATGGAGTTGGTAGGAGTTGGATACACAGGATGGTTTATCTACAGATACCTTCTCTTCAAG TCAAGCAGGAAAGAACTAGCCACGGATATCGAGGCACTGAAGAATAAGATTACTGGAACTGAATAG
- the LOC107909771 gene encoding GDSL esterase/lipase At4g01130 gives MPLSLPKIIVHFRHVLVVLSVGMAMLSTCLTQDSKCEFKAIFNFGDSNSDTGGFWAAFPAQSGPFGMTFFHKPSGRATDGRLILDFLAQALGMPFISPYLQSIVSDYRHGVNFATLASTVLLPNTSLFVTGISPFSLAIQLNQMKEFKAKVVEYHSGNTKGSTQLPSPDIFGKSIYTFYIGQNDFTSNLKAIGIEGVKQYLPQVVSQIAATVKELFGLGGRTFFVLNLAPVGCYPALLVQLPHETSDLDKFGCLISYNKAVVDYNNMLKEALSQTRRELSNVSLIYVDTHAVLLQLFQDPTSHGLRYGTKACCGYGGGNYNFHPEVYCGNTKVMNGTKVTASACKDPNNYVSWDGIHATEAANKLTTLAILNGSYFDPPFPLHKLCYLHPVG, from the exons ATGCCGCTGTCTTTACCCAAAATCATTGTTCATTTCAGGCATGTGTTGGTGGTACTGTCGGTGGGGATGGCAATGTTGTCAACTTGTTTAACCCAAGATTCCAAATGTGAATTCAAAGCAATCTTCAACTTTGGCGACTCAAATTCTGATACGGGCGGCTTTTGGGCTGCTTTCCCGGCTCAGTCGGGACCTTTTGGCATGACCTTCTTCCACAAACCATCTGGTCGTGCTACTGATGGCAGACTTATACTTGATTTCTTGG CACAAGCACTGGGAATGCCATTTATCAGCCCATACTTGCAATCAATAGTATCTGATTATAGGCATGGAGTTAACTTTGCAACGCTGGCTTCCACAGTGCTTTTGCCTAACACTTCATTATTTGTTACTGGGATCAGTCCTTTTTCTTTGGCCATTCAGCTTAATCAGATGAAGGAATTCAAGGCCAAAGTTGTTGAATATCATTCTGGGAATACAAAAG GATCAACGCAGCTGCCTTCACCGGATATCTTTGGGAAATCAATCTACACCTTTTATATTGGTCAGAATGATTTTACTTCAAATTTGAAAGCCATTGGTATCGAGGGAGTGAAGCAATATCTTCCTCAAGTGGTTTCGCAAATTGCTGCCACTGTCAAG GAGCTATTTGGTCTAGGGGGGCGTACATTTTTTGTTCTAAATCTTGCACCAGTTGGTTGTTATCCAGCGTTATTAGTGCAGCTGCCTCACGAAACCTCGGACTTGGACAAATTTGGTTGCCTTATCTCTTACAACAAGGCTGTGGTCGATTATAATAACATGTTAAAGGAGGCACTAAGCCAAACCAGACGAGAACTTTCCAATGTTTCTTTAATATATGTGGACACTCATGCTGTACTTTTGCAGCTTTTCCAGGATCCCACATCCCATG GTCTTAGATATGGTACTAAAGCTTGTTGTGGATATGGTGGTGGCAACTATAATTTTCACCCAGAGGTTTATTGTGGGAATACGAAGGTGATGAATGGAACCAAGGTGACAGCATCGGCATGTAAAGACCCCAACAACTATGTTAGCTGGGACGGGATACATGCTACTGAAGCTGCCAACAAACTTACTACATTAGCCATTCTTAATGGCTCTTACTTTGATCCTCCATTTCCACTTCACAAGCTCTGTTATCTACACCCTGTAGGTTGA